A genomic region of Bernardetia sp. ABR2-2B contains the following coding sequences:
- a CDS encoding alpha/beta hydrolase, whose product MIDQERSSIIFLNGLLYDQNRWIETCQHLFELSYNLLTFDFYGQGRTVESNKIPTQPISLDNQVEDLYQLIVQEVGDKAVILVGLSYGGAVAQRFGMKYPNLIEKILLIAPYIQPINQLESIVEQQSYLTNLFVPFLSFSECFDFHLKNLMGVEVFKDKLEKGNLDNIQLHSEGTFRLAQGIKHLHINPIELEKLPKNSVSLLIPKYDEYTSVLDYLAFWNNIPSRVKSNVEILPTMHRVPGAEPKALADWIKKEVV is encoded by the coding sequence ATGATTGACCAAGAAAGGTCATCAATTATCTTCTTAAATGGATTACTATATGACCAAAATAGATGGATTGAAACTTGCCAACACCTTTTTGAACTTTCATACAACTTACTTACTTTTGACTTTTATGGGCAAGGAAGGACAGTAGAAAGTAATAAAATACCTACACAACCTATTTCATTAGATAATCAAGTAGAAGATTTATATCAGTTGATAGTACAAGAGGTGGGAGATAAAGCTGTTATATTAGTTGGATTATCTTATGGAGGGGCAGTAGCTCAAAGGTTTGGCATGAAATATCCAAATTTAATAGAAAAAATACTATTAATTGCGCCTTATATACAACCCATAAACCAGCTAGAATCTATTGTAGAACAACAATCTTATTTGACAAATTTATTTGTTCCTTTCCTATCTTTCTCAGAGTGTTTTGATTTTCATCTCAAAAATCTTATGGGAGTGGAAGTCTTTAAAGATAAATTAGAAAAGGGAAATTTAGACAATATTCAACTTCATAGTGAAGGAACTTTTCGTTTAGCACAAGGAATAAAACATCTTCATATAAATCCTATTGAACTTGAAAAACTACCAAAGAACTCAGTAAGTCTCTTAATACCAAAATATGATGAATATACTTCAGTATTAGATTACCTTGCTTTTTGGAATAATATACCTTCAAGGGTCAAAAGTAATGTTGAAATATTACCTACAATGCATAGAGTTCCTGGTGCAGAACCAAAAGCTTTGGCTGACTGGATTAAAAAAGAAGTAGTATAA
- a CDS encoding GAF domain-containing sensor histidine kinase, translating into MPDSSIHIDYFEALAKLTRSQKAELKDFSEAVEEVIHTAISTLKVASINLWLVDREKNQIKCVANSQEDKIKVSNSDLDNEKMPIYFQTMEEGELIASDNVYQDKRVEELVEVYFKPNLITSIIDMPIHIEGELKAVLCCNHIGEAREWQIREQQFVLAIGNIIALLLEIWEHKQTEKRLIHNDNLLRGINSCIFQLFTTLDFQEGLDTAVSTIGKATKTDRVFIFQNFLDDTKEECCKIIHEWTSQPEYKQIHKSEWKNVNYRVTGLEDWRNQLEAGKGIKNMKTSLAQVDKYFLWSNHAKSTLVVPIFVHEKEFWGFIGLEDCEGKHIWTLTEESFIFNLAITIGGILTTQHVEKLLKEKNEQLKKTNDELDQFVYSVSHDLRAPLTSVMGILQILKTDIANFDNVQMYLQLISKSVTRLDNYIREVLSISRNSRTIIANENIDFEELIEEIKQDLTYLEEFKQVEVKLDLKLEKKNLFFKSDRIRIKAIFDNLISNAIRYHNPYREDSFVEVLIEIDNKKAEITIQDNGLGISKVHIEHIFDMFYRANDQKMGSGLGLYIVKETVLKLKGTIEIDSTPNEGTTFSIMLPNRK; encoded by the coding sequence TTGCCAGATTCTTCTATTCATATTGATTATTTTGAGGCATTAGCCAAACTCACTCGTAGCCAAAAAGCCGAATTAAAAGATTTTTCGGAAGCTGTAGAGGAAGTAATTCATACAGCTATTAGCACATTGAAGGTAGCTAGTATAAATTTGTGGCTAGTAGATAGAGAGAAAAATCAAATAAAGTGTGTTGCAAATTCACAAGAAGATAAAATAAAAGTCTCTAATAGTGATTTGGATAATGAAAAAATGCCTATTTACTTTCAAACGATGGAAGAAGGCGAACTCATCGCTTCAGATAATGTCTATCAAGATAAACGTGTGGAAGAGCTAGTGGAAGTTTATTTTAAGCCAAATTTAATTACTTCAATTATTGATATGCCTATTCATATTGAAGGAGAACTAAAGGCAGTTTTGTGTTGCAATCATATTGGAGAGGCACGTGAATGGCAGATTAGAGAACAACAATTTGTGTTGGCTATTGGAAATATTATTGCGCTTCTTTTAGAAATTTGGGAACACAAACAAACCGAAAAGCGTCTTATACATAATGATAACCTACTTAGAGGAATTAATTCTTGTATCTTTCAACTTTTTACTACTCTTGATTTTCAAGAAGGATTAGACACAGCAGTTTCTACGATTGGAAAAGCAACTAAAACAGACCGAGTATTTATTTTTCAGAATTTTTTAGATGATACAAAAGAGGAGTGTTGTAAAATTATTCACGAATGGACAAGCCAACCTGAGTATAAACAGATTCATAAAAGCGAGTGGAAGAACGTAAACTATAGAGTTACAGGATTAGAAGATTGGAGAAATCAATTGGAAGCTGGAAAGGGAATTAAAAATATGAAGACAAGTCTTGCCCAAGTAGATAAATATTTCTTATGGAGCAATCATGCTAAATCTACACTTGTTGTTCCTATTTTTGTCCATGAAAAAGAGTTTTGGGGATTTATAGGATTAGAAGACTGTGAAGGAAAACATATTTGGACACTCACAGAAGAAAGTTTTATTTTTAACCTTGCCATTACCATTGGAGGAATACTGACTACTCAACACGTTGAAAAACTACTAAAAGAAAAGAATGAACAACTCAAAAAGACAAATGATGAGTTAGACCAATTTGTATATAGTGTCTCGCATGACTTACGTGCGCCTCTTACTTCTGTGATGGGAATTTTGCAGATACTCAAAACAGACATCGCTAATTTTGATAATGTACAGATGTATCTTCAACTTATTTCGAAAAGTGTTACACGTTTGGATAATTATATTCGTGAAGTATTGAGTATCTCTAGGAATAGCCGTACAATAATAGCTAATGAAAATATTGATTTTGAAGAGCTTATAGAAGAAATAAAACAAGACTTAACTTATTTAGAAGAATTCAAACAAGTTGAAGTCAAACTAGATTTAAAATTAGAAAAGAAAAATTTATTTTTTAAAAGTGATAGAATACGTATAAAAGCTATTTTTGATAATCTTATTTCTAATGCAATTCGTTATCATAATCCTTACCGAGAAGATAGTTTCGTTGAAGTATTGATTGAGATAGATAACAAAAAAGCAGAAATTACAATTCAAGACAATGGATTAGGGATTAGCAAAGTTCATATCGAACACATCTTTGATATGTTTTATAGAGCCAATGACCAAAAAATGGGTTCTGGCTTGGGACTTTATATTGTAAAAGAAACCGTTTTGAAACTCAAAGGCACGATAGAAATAGATTCTACTCCCAATGAAGGAACGACATTTAGTATTATGCTGCCTAATAGAAAATGA
- a CDS encoding bifunctional ADP-heptose synthase, translated as MSLDSIFENFNTLTALVIGDVMIDSYLWGKVERISPEAPVPIVNLQDRESRLGGAANVALNLKSLGAKTIMCSVVGNDKESENLIEIFREQNIDVGGIIHSKDRPTTIKHRILAGSQHLLRIDSETTKPISEQESEELINKVKELALKADVIIFEDYDKGVLTEKVISELIDFANQKDIPTVIDPKKRNFWHYKNATLFKPNLKELQEGLGKNIDVKNTDLSKLNESEIALAVKELAQKMQLKSVLITLSEYGVYIADSSQSHKIAAHKREISDVSGAGDTVVSITGLCMALKLPLKTVAQLANLGGGLVCESLGVVPIDKSLFKQEAKKKIIF; from the coding sequence ATGTCATTGGATTCCATTTTTGAAAATTTTAATACCCTTACAGCTCTGGTTATTGGAGATGTAATGATAGATTCGTATTTATGGGGGAAGGTCGAACGCATTTCGCCAGAAGCTCCTGTTCCTATCGTTAATCTGCAAGATAGAGAAAGCCGACTTGGAGGAGCTGCAAACGTTGCTTTGAACCTCAAATCTTTAGGAGCAAAAACAATTATGTGTTCGGTAGTTGGAAACGATAAAGAAAGTGAAAATCTTATTGAAATATTTAGAGAACAAAACATTGATGTAGGTGGAATTATTCATAGCAAAGACCGTCCTACTACTATCAAACACCGTATTTTGGCAGGTTCACAGCATCTTCTTCGTATAGATTCAGAGACTACAAAACCTATTTCAGAACAAGAAAGTGAAGAATTGATTAATAAAGTAAAAGAACTCGCTCTCAAAGCTGATGTAATTATTTTTGAAGATTATGATAAGGGCGTTCTGACAGAAAAAGTAATTTCAGAACTCATTGATTTTGCTAATCAAAAAGATATTCCTACTGTCATTGACCCAAAGAAAAGAAACTTTTGGCACTATAAAAACGCCACACTTTTTAAACCTAATTTGAAAGAACTTCAAGAAGGATTAGGAAAAAATATTGATGTAAAAAATACAGATTTGAGCAAATTAAATGAAAGTGAAATTGCTCTTGCCGTCAAAGAACTTGCTCAAAAGATGCAGCTCAAATCAGTCTTGATTACTCTTTCTGAATATGGTGTTTATATTGCTGACTCGTCTCAAAGTCATAAAATAGCAGCTCATAAACGAGAAATATCTGATGTTTCGGGTGCTGGTGATACGGTTGTGAGTATTACAGGACTTTGTATGGCTCTAAAATTGCCACTAAAGACAGTAGCTCAGTTGGCTAATTTGGGTGGTGGTTTGGTTTGTGAATCGTTAGGAGTTGTTCCGATAGATAAATCACTTTTCAAGCAAGAAGCCAAAAAGAAAATTATTTTTTAA
- a CDS encoding protease complex subunit PrcB family protein, with translation MKFISLFVFSILCSTFLSCKSSKDKQENKSIPFETVLKTMTFGSETKGTKIVQAQTDLKGFEIANGNDMPKELLEVDLKTNTLLMVMSGMKNTGGFDIEIEKIIEANDKITVFYKEINPEKGAMLTMALTYPLHAVTIKKTEKEIIFEEIKADIKINNSKK, from the coding sequence ATGAAATTTATCTCTTTGTTTGTTTTCTCAATTTTATGTTCAACTTTTTTATCTTGTAAATCTAGTAAGGACAAACAAGAAAACAAATCCATTCCTTTCGAAACAGTTTTGAAAACAATGACTTTTGGGAGCGAAACAAAAGGAACAAAAATAGTACAAGCTCAAACTGACTTAAAAGGCTTTGAAATAGCAAATGGTAATGATATGCCAAAAGAACTCTTGGAAGTAGATTTGAAAACAAATACGCTTTTGATGGTAATGTCTGGAATGAAAAACACAGGAGGTTTTGATATAGAAATCGAAAAAATAATAGAGGCAAATGATAAAATAACTGTTTTCTATAAAGAAATAAATCCAGAAAAAGGGGCAATGCTTACAATGGCTCTTACTTATCCTTTACACGCTGTAACAATTAAAAAGACAGAAAAAGAAATTATTTTTGAAGAAATAAAAGCTGATATAAAAATAAATAATTCGAAGAAATAG
- a CDS encoding DUF3108 domain-containing protein, with translation MKKIHTSLLLNKLKNSPLRIFVILAVSLGFLTFSTSAFMTYQNGNRVAMLSDVTFKKGEKISYLVHYGFINAGEAVVKVDDNFHNIDGNSCYKVEVEGKSVGVFGWTTNIDDKWSSYIDRQKHIPRKFHRKIKENKYRKEETVMFDHSGKQASVKYKKRNDKNWKRKEYPIPTNVQDMISGYYFLRRVDYEKLTKNEIIRMDAFFEDSVYDFKVRYIGKEIIKTKIGKKETFVMSPIMPENGLFSGKESIKIWMSADEDRIPLKIRANMFIGGIEVDVTEYEK, from the coding sequence ATGAAAAAAATACATACATCTTTACTTTTGAATAAATTAAAAAACTCGCCTTTACGAATTTTTGTCATTTTGGCAGTTTCTTTAGGGTTTCTTACTTTTTCGACTTCTGCATTTATGACCTATCAAAACGGAAATAGAGTAGCTATGCTTTCTGATGTTACTTTCAAAAAAGGAGAAAAAATTTCTTATTTAGTGCATTATGGTTTTATCAATGCTGGGGAAGCTGTCGTAAAGGTAGATGATAATTTTCATAATATAGATGGAAATAGTTGTTATAAAGTAGAGGTAGAAGGCAAGTCAGTTGGCGTTTTTGGATGGACAACCAATATAGATGATAAATGGAGTTCGTATATAGACAGACAGAAACACATTCCACGCAAATTCCATAGAAAAATAAAGGAAAATAAGTATAGAAAAGAAGAAACGGTTATGTTTGACCATAGTGGAAAACAAGCAAGTGTAAAGTATAAGAAAAGAAATGATAAGAATTGGAAAAGAAAAGAATATCCCATTCCCACAAATGTACAGGATATGATTAGTGGCTATTACTTTTTGCGTAGAGTAGATTATGAAAAGCTAACTAAAAACGAAATTATCCGAATGGATGCCTTCTTTGAAGATTCAGTGTATGATTTTAAGGTGCGTTATATCGGAAAGGAAATTATCAAAACTAAAATAGGTAAAAAAGAAACTTTTGTAATGAGTCCAATAATGCCAGAAAACGGACTTTTTAGTGGAAAAGAATCTATCAAAATTTGGATGTCTGCCGATGAAGATAGAATCCCTCTCAAAATTAGAGCTAATATGTTCATTGGTGGCATTGAGGTAGATGTAACTGAATATGAAAAGTAA
- a CDS encoding aminopeptidase produces MKRFKLNKKKILKYAGICFLLCAILAIWQRELIAYGFLQLNGQLEVMNNARSFEELKKDKNFPDSLKAKIKIIEEARQFGMEKLGMKPSQNYTKIYDQKGKDILWNVSASYPYKLEAYEWKFPIVGKFSYKGYFDLEKAKKERDRLKNEGEEGIKFDTNIRSVSAWSTLGWFEDVLLSNNLKRSEGDLVELILHELTHATLYVKDSVNFNENLANFVGEEGAKLFLEEKYGKKSKELNEYIFLLQDSKRYRSFMLLASTSLDSVYEYSSNNSFSEEKTEKMKQQHFNLIKSKIDTVSFSNKNWAKRFQERELNNTNFMSVRRYNSSQDTLKNIFEERFNQDLKAFLKYFSEKYPSL; encoded by the coding sequence ATGAAACGATTTAAACTCAACAAAAAGAAAATTCTAAAATATGCAGGAATTTGTTTTCTGCTGTGTGCTATTTTAGCAATTTGGCAAAGAGAACTTATCGCTTACGGGTTTTTGCAGCTTAACGGACAGTTAGAGGTTATGAATAATGCTCGTTCGTTTGAAGAACTCAAAAAAGATAAAAACTTTCCAGATTCTCTAAAAGCAAAAATCAAAATTATTGAAGAAGCTCGTCAGTTTGGAATGGAAAAGCTAGGAATGAAACCTTCTCAGAACTACACCAAAATCTATGACCAAAAAGGGAAAGATATTTTGTGGAATGTTTCGGCTTCTTATCCCTATAAGTTAGAGGCATATGAATGGAAATTTCCGATAGTAGGAAAGTTTTCTTACAAAGGCTATTTTGATTTAGAAAAAGCAAAAAAAGAAAGAGATAGGTTGAAAAATGAAGGCGAGGAAGGAATTAAATTTGACACAAATATTCGTTCTGTTTCTGCTTGGTCGACACTTGGTTGGTTTGAAGATGTTTTGCTTTCTAATAACTTAAAAAGAAGTGAAGGCGATTTGGTAGAACTAATTTTGCACGAACTCACACACGCTACGCTTTATGTAAAAGACAGCGTAAATTTTAATGAAAACCTAGCTAATTTTGTAGGAGAAGAAGGTGCAAAACTTTTTTTAGAGGAAAAATATGGAAAAAAATCTAAAGAATTAAATGAGTATATTTTTTTGCTTCAAGACTCTAAAAGGTATAGGAGTTTCATGCTTTTGGCTTCTACTTCTTTAGATTCGGTATATGAATATAGTTCTAATAATAGTTTTTCAGAAGAAAAAACAGAGAAAATGAAACAGCAGCATTTTAATCTGATTAAATCAAAAATAGATACGGTTTCATTTTCTAATAAAAACTGGGCAAAACGTTTTCAAGAGCGAGAACTAAACAACACCAATTTTATGAGTGTCAGAAGATATAATTCAAGTCAAGATACATTGAAAAATATTTTTGAAGAAAGATTTAATCAAGATTTGAAAGCATTCTTGAAGTATTTTAGTGAAAAGTATCCTTCCTTATAA
- a CDS encoding NB-ARC domain-containing protein, with protein MKAEKINPLLDQLIKRLSFYRLKKAYVSYPPLEFDLEQRIKELENQVETLRNLPPEQQSEINNEELNKILDSLPLDLNEFEWQKFDKTRVNINIIINQIEREKKINSVLTKLPYNEAFEGRKKELAELKEQISTQKNISLTSINGIGGIGKSALSKAFFLENYKEYDFALFLEGKSNVYDTFNNYTLLDNLEIAEKVNSIPYQTPNRNEIIFDIIKNALSNLEGKKLLLIDDASENSHLLKDLIQSDWEILTTSRQKIDFMYSFELQQATPEDAIAIFCVYYGKTIENLSKEEKAQIQRLVNRLALHPLAIELVAKNIKRKDWTFEETNQKLAEKGLNIDEKTNLTTTHSQEKIKDIFEYLLQLFPLENLTEEELKLLNVYSVLPNLPITKQTWKTLLGEDEDHWQELSTGLNERGLINKDGKAFEIHALLAEIVRYKNEDRLDEDYEKMMISLNGLFDWRDNYNYHKENYRDALQYKKYAQSIIKYVEDSEAKGILCNRLGSFYVKTGYIYEAEQMYSKAYFIYHNLDKKYTNNPDVTSGIAISCSKLGEIYQELGEPNKALQCFMIYNNMIEILFIDFPFLKECNNSLAVSYSRLGEVYQSLGNFKMALHFYEKYHHLEKNCCNMFPNDIIFMHGLAISYSKLGETHQKLGNLSEALKFFKENNNLEETYCKQFPNDINLKISLAISYQFLGNIHFEIGNQTQDFTKALYFYRKQVESYEKLYSDYSMNIDLKSGLACSHVKLFSTYRKINQNEKSKSHIKESVRLFKELAKDFPNYPTFARQFEDSSKLLKQLQ; from the coding sequence ATGAAAGCTGAAAAAATAAATCCACTTCTTGACCAACTTATCAAAAGACTTAGTTTTTATCGTCTTAAAAAAGCCTATGTTTCTTATCCTCCCTTAGAATTTGATTTAGAACAGCGAATAAAAGAACTTGAAAATCAAGTGGAAACTTTAAGAAACCTTCCCCCAGAACAACAAAGTGAAATAAATAATGAAGAATTAAATAAAATTTTAGACTCTTTACCATTAGATTTGAACGAATTTGAATGGCAAAAATTTGATAAAACGAGAGTTAATATAAACATCATTATTAATCAAATAGAAAGAGAGAAAAAAATAAATTCTGTTCTAACAAAACTACCTTACAACGAAGCATTTGAAGGACGTAAAAAAGAATTAGCAGAACTGAAAGAACAAATTTCTACTCAAAAAAATATTTCGCTAACAAGTATCAATGGAATTGGTGGAATAGGAAAATCGGCACTTTCAAAAGCCTTTTTCTTAGAAAACTATAAAGAATATGATTTTGCTTTATTTTTGGAAGGCAAATCAAATGTTTATGATACATTTAATAATTATACGCTTTTAGATAATTTAGAAATTGCAGAAAAAGTCAATTCTATTCCGTATCAAACACCAAATCGCAATGAAATTATCTTTGATATTATCAAAAATGCACTTTCTAATTTAGAAGGAAAAAAACTTTTACTCATTGATGATGCTTCTGAAAACTCACATTTACTCAAAGATTTGATACAATCAGATTGGGAAATACTGACTACTTCTCGTCAGAAAATTGATTTTATGTATTCTTTCGAACTGCAACAAGCTACGCCAGAAGATGCTATCGCTATTTTTTGTGTTTATTATGGAAAAACTATTGAAAATTTAAGTAAAGAAGAAAAAGCACAAATTCAACGCCTTGTAAATCGTTTGGCTCTGCACCCTTTAGCAATAGAATTAGTAGCCAAAAATATAAAAAGAAAAGACTGGACTTTTGAAGAAACCAATCAAAAACTAGCCGAAAAAGGATTGAATATTGATGAAAAAACAAATCTTACCACTACACACAGCCAAGAAAAAATAAAAGATATTTTTGAGTATTTGCTTCAATTATTTCCTTTAGAAAATCTAACAGAAGAAGAACTAAAATTACTCAATGTATATAGTGTTTTGCCAAATCTACCTATTACAAAACAAACTTGGAAGACTCTATTAGGCGAAGATGAAGACCATTGGCAAGAACTTTCTACTGGGCTTAATGAAAGAGGATTAATCAATAAAGATGGAAAAGCATTTGAAATACATGCGCTTTTGGCTGAAATTGTTAGGTATAAGAATGAAGATAGATTAGATGAGGATTATGAGAAGATGATGATTAGTTTAAATGGACTATTCGACTGGAGAGATAATTATAATTATCACAAAGAAAACTATAGAGATGCTTTACAGTACAAAAAATATGCACAGTCAATTATAAAATATGTAGAAGATAGCGAGGCTAAAGGAATACTATGTAATAGACTGGGTAGTTTTTATGTAAAAACAGGATACATATATGAAGCTGAACAAATGTATTCAAAGGCTTACTTTATATATCATAACCTTGATAAAAAATATACTAATAATCCTGATGTAACAAGTGGAATAGCTATATCTTGCTCTAAGCTAGGAGAAATATATCAAGAATTAGGAGAACCTAATAAAGCATTACAGTGCTTCATGATATATAACAATATGATAGAAATATTATTTATAGATTTTCCCTTTCTGAAAGAGTGTAATAATAGCTTAGCAGTTTCTTATTCTAGATTGGGAGAAGTATATCAAAGTTTGGGTAATTTTAAAATGGCATTACATTTTTATGAGAAATACCATCATTTAGAAAAAAACTGTTGCAATATGTTTCCTAACGATATTATTTTCATGCATGGATTAGCTATATCCTACTCAAAACTTGGAGAAACACATCAAAAATTAGGTAATTTAAGTGAAGCATTAAAATTTTTCAAGGAAAATAATAATTTGGAAGAAACTTATTGTAAGCAGTTTCCTAATGATATTAATTTAAAAATAAGTCTCGCAATATCTTATCAGTTTTTAGGAAATATTCATTTTGAGATAGGAAACCAAACACAAGATTTCACAAAAGCATTATATTTTTATAGAAAGCAAGTTGAATCATATGAAAAACTTTATAGTGATTATTCTATGAATATAGATTTAAAAAGTGGCTTGGCTTGTTCACATGTAAAGCTATTTTCTACTTACAGAAAAATAAATCAAAATGAGAAGTCCAAATCACACATAAAAGAATCAGTTAGATTATTTAAAGAATTAGCTAAAGACTTTCCTAACTACCCTACTTTTGCAAGACAATTTGAAGACAGCAGCAAACTATTAAAACAACTCCAATAA
- a CDS encoding PDZ domain-containing protein, with product MNKNIRLSSEEKVVLLLSFFRFHSLVILLFLGCFVFSLSSCNSSKTVQRDKYNGFSFKRANKKSLTLKFNLVNNLIIIPVRINNSDTLHFILDSGVQSMLITELGVGDKLQINYVQEIELSGLGSGEKLTAYASPDNNLNISGIIGHHQDLIILKEDIFHLSDRFGMRIHGIMGYNIFADFIVKVNYENKTITFYNKKRYEYKPHKKDVIIPIEIVDLKPYIWANLQQHSIANSTQEDTTTVPVKLLIDTGGGHAIWIDISSDDRLKIPKKNKAAYLGKGMRGDIKGYLGRSSKLYLKGLELEGVTTAFPDSTSISMVRGQGGRNGSLGSEILRRFYITFDYSRNRMILRPNRKFRERFNYNMAGIEISTPAPGSSIYFISNIEENSPVSDLDVQVDDQIMSINGENISKFTINDIYELFRSTEGRKIELVLRRGGDALNEWRVKFRLENPI from the coding sequence ATGAACAAAAATATACGTCTATCTTCAGAAGAAAAAGTAGTTCTTCTTTTATCTTTTTTTCGTTTCCATTCTTTGGTTATTCTTTTGTTTTTGGGTTGCTTTGTTTTTTCCCTAAGTTCGTGCAACTCCTCCAAGACTGTTCAGAGGGATAAATATAATGGTTTTAGCTTCAAAAGAGCAAATAAAAAATCTCTAACATTAAAATTCAACTTAGTAAATAATTTAATAATCATTCCTGTAAGAATAAATAATTCGGATACACTTCACTTTATTTTAGATAGTGGCGTACAAAGTATGTTGATTACAGAGTTAGGAGTAGGAGATAAATTACAGATAAATTATGTACAAGAAATTGAGCTTTCTGGGCTTGGTTCTGGTGAAAAACTTACGGCTTATGCCTCTCCTGATAATAACCTTAATATTTCGGGTATTATAGGTCATCATCAAGATTTGATTATCTTGAAAGAAGATATTTTTCATTTATCTGATCGTTTTGGTATGCGTATTCATGGCATTATGGGATACAATATTTTTGCAGATTTTATAGTGAAGGTAAATTATGAAAATAAAACAATCACATTCTACAATAAGAAAAGGTATGAGTACAAACCTCACAAAAAAGATGTCATTATTCCTATAGAAATAGTTGATTTAAAACCATATATTTGGGCGAATCTACAACAACATTCAATCGCCAATTCCACTCAAGAAGATACTACAACAGTTCCTGTTAAGTTACTTATCGATACAGGGGGAGGACACGCCATTTGGATAGATATATCTTCTGATGACAGATTAAAAATTCCTAAAAAAAATAAAGCAGCATATCTTGGAAAAGGAATGAGAGGAGACATAAAAGGGTATCTAGGACGCTCCTCAAAGCTATATTTGAAGGGATTAGAATTAGAGGGAGTAACGACAGCTTTTCCAGATTCTACTTCTATATCGATGGTAAGAGGGCAAGGAGGTAGAAATGGTAGTTTGGGTTCAGAGATTTTAAGGCGTTTTTATATTACTTTTGATTACTCAAGAAATAGAATGATTTTACGACCTAATCGAAAGTTTCGTGAACGTTTTAACTATAATATGGCTGGAATAGAAATATCAACACCAGCCCCAGGTTCATCTATTTATTTTATTTCTAATATAGAAGAAAACTCTCCTGTTTCTGATTTGGACGTACAGGTAGATGACCAAATAATGAGTATTAACGGAGAAAACATAAGTAAATTTACTATCAATGATATTTATGAACTCTTTAGAAGTACAGAAGGACGTAAAATCGAACTTGTATTAAGACGAGGAGGAGATGCGCTTAATGAATGGAGAGTAAAATTTAGATTAGAAAACCCTATTTAA